ACGGCCTCGGCCAGGGCAGCGAAGTCCAGATCCTCGGGCCGCGAGGTGTCCGCCAGCGGTAGCGGCTCCTTCGGGTTCTCCCCCGCGGGCACCACCTGGACGTCGCCGGGAACATCGGAGCCGACGGCGAGCAGGAGGCTGAGCTCGTCGCCCAGGCTCGTCTTCACGGCGTCCTTGAGCAGTGTCAGGCGGTGCCCTTCGGGCAGGAGGCCCGAGAAGAAGGACGGCAGGGCCCCGCTGGGCGCTTCCACCGGATCTGCGGTGAGGGGCAAAGTGGTGCTCACAGGGCCTCCGCCCGAAGTGAGATAGTCGGGGACATAGGAGAAAACCACGCTGCCGCGCGCAGTCCTGTTCAGATGCCCGGCCAGCACGCCTGCCTTGTAGACGTCGGCGTTCCGGACAAATTTGAGGCGGCGCAGGTCATCAGTCATCGATCGCCCTGAGGTGCAGCCCCACCGCGTTGGCCGCGGCCGCTACGGTTACCAGGGAGGGATTGCCTCTTCCGGTTTCGATCGCGTGGACGGTCCGGGAGGACGTTCCGATCAGGTCAGCCAGTGTGGCCTGGGTGATGCCGGCCTCCTTGCGGGCACGCCGAATGCTGGCACCAATGGCCACGACATCTTCCACCAGCAAGCCTTTCCGAAATATATTGCCGATACAGCTTCTGCACCGCCTACTATTCCGGACCTCAGGCCTGATCCGCAAGATATTTCCGAAATTGCTGTAATCGTCTGTGCGACCCCAAGGGGGAGATCCGATTCAGCAAGATATTGCGAGCAACGTCTCCACCTACAAACGCAAAAGACGTACGACGGCGTCGCGCGCCGCCGTCGTACCTCTCACCTTTCAGCCAGCAGGGGCTGAGCAGAGTTCACGATCTCGTAGTGTTCCACCAAGGGAAACGGATCATAAAACTTGTGCAGCAGCTCCCGCCACTGCTGGTACTGCGGCGATCCCCTAAAGCCAAGGGTGTGGTCTGCCAGGCTCTCCCACTGCACGAGCAGCAAGTAGGTGCCGGGAGATTCGACCGAACGCGAGAGAGATAAAGAGATAAAGCCCGGCATGGAGGCGATAATCGCACGGGCACGATCGAACGCCGCCTCAAACTGTTCTTCTTGGCCGGCGATGACGGGAAGCAGCGCGTGTTCGGTAATCATCGGGCAAGTCTCGCACAGGGCTATTTGCAGTGGCCTTCGGCTTTTTCTTCCGATGATGCCCGGCACTGCCGGAAGCCAGCGAAAAATTGCGTTGACCTCTCCATGGCCGCGGACCAGACTCGTAAATGGGGTGCTGGGGATCGACGCGGAGGGGACAGCGTGGCCCTTCCGCCTCTGAACCACATTCGGACACCCGCGTTCCTGCCGAAGAAGGGGATTCGGCTACCACGCGCCTCGGTCCGCGGGCTGAGGCGGCGTTCCATACCGGAATGACAAAGTGTGAGGTTCTCAGAAATGGGCATTGAAGAGTTGTGGGACCGGCTCGAGCCAGAAACCCGGCAATGGTTTGTCAATAATCCCGGGTGCAGAATCCTTCCCCGGGCTGTGGTGGCAACGATCGATAAGACCACCGGAGCCCAACTCGAAGAGGACCGGCACGGTGAAAGTGTCCTCTCTCCCAGCGACTGCGAGTTTATCCGCACCGCTGCGGACCTTGCCGAACGCCGGCGCGTCTAAGTCCTCCGGAAAGTAAGGCGTACGACGGCGGCACGCGGCCGCCGCCGTACCTCTTGGAGCCGGCGGTTGGGCCTGGGGCGACGCCCGCAGGGTTCCCTGACCGAGCTGGCGAGGTTAGGGAGCGGGTGGGGAGCGAAACCCTCTGAAGGGTCAGATGTCCGCGCGGCAAGGGGAAAGCCCCTCATAGGAGGGGCTTTCCAAGCCATTGTTAGCAGCGAAGTCGAGCCTCTCGCCCTGACGCTGTCTTGTTGGCTAGATGGAGGAATCGGAGCATTCCCTATGCAAGCAATGCGCAAATGTCCGTTACATCTCCGGTGCCGCTGAATACTCTCGCTTCAGTTCCGTCCTCGTTGAGGGCGAAGTTAAAGTTTCCCTCCAACAGGAATAGTCCCGGTTCGTCTGACTTTGCCTCTCGTGCATTAAGCACGACATTCAATCCGGTCACTGTAACTTCGGTTGTGCCATCAGCCTGCAACTGGCCATGAGTCGTCCCTGTAATCAGAAAGGTTGCTTCCTCTCCGGTTTTGAGGTTAATGACGGTGACTTCCTGACCAGGAGAGGCGACCAAGAATCGGTCACTGGGAAGCTCGATAAACTTTGACTTACCGGTTACGACCAACTGGACCGGGAACTTACAAACCTGATTCGCTTTGAAGGTCACGTCCAAGAGAACATCACCACTCGAGGCAGCGGCTACGGGGCCGGCACTGGCAAACAGGGCAAAGAACAGGGCACACATAACTATCAGTTTCTTCATCAGAAACTCCATTCCAAGAATTCAGTGGGGCGCGCAGACTGCCAAAATAGTCAGTGCAAATGCACGCAAGGAGGGTTGCTGGATACTCGGCATTGAATGTCCAGCATCCGCGGCATCCACCCAAAATAGGTAACTCCGCGGACGGATTGCGGGTGAGGAGCAGAGCACTAATTATTCCCGCATCAAGTCTTACTTGGTGAGTAAGTCGGGCTGTTGTATCGACTATGTTGAGATTACTAGGTGCCAGGATATTAGCCCGCGGGTTCCCGGCATGTGAAGCCCCGAATAGGGAATAGGGGGCTCAAATAGGGGGTAGGGGGTTCAAATAGGGAAGTTGGGGGTTTCACATCCAAGCTGTCCTGCCACTGCAGGTATTGGATACAGTACAATCTCGGGATCGCGGTCGTCGGCCGCGGGGGACCGATAGACGGATTCTACGAATGCCGGATGAGCGGCCCGGAGCCCCTGAACCAATGCGGAGGCTGCAAGCGAACTCATCGAGGGCTCCCCCTGCCCGGCCCAATCAGGCGGAGCCGCCCCTGTCCTGGGGCGAAAGGCGTTCTGCATGAGCGCTCCTGTGAATAAGAGGATGGCGAGGTCGCGATTACACCGAGCACGGGGCGGCCGCCGTACCTCCTGGCTCCAGAAGCCGGTGGTTGGGCCTGGGGCCACGCCCGCAGGGTTCCCTGACCGAGCTCGCGAGGTTAGGGAGCGGGTGGGGAGCGAAACCCTCTGGGGGCTTAGATGTCGGCCAAGAGGCTGTTCGGGTTCTCGATCGCGTCCGCGACGAAGCGGAGGAAGCCGGCGGCGGTGCCGCCGTCGGACACCCGATGGTCGAAAGTCAGCGTCAGCTCGGTGACCTTGCGGACGGCCAGCTCGCCGTTCACCACCCACGGCTTGTCGATGATCCGGCCGACGCCGAGGATGGCCACCTCGGGGTGGTTGATGATCGCCGCGGACCCGTCCACGCCGAACACCCCGTAATTGTTGAGCGTGAACGTGCCCCTGCCCAGCTCGGTGGGAGTTGCCTTGCCTTGGCGCGCGACGTCGGTCAGCCGGCGGATCTCAGCGTCCAACTGCCGGGCACTCAGCTTCTCCGCCCCGCGGACGGACGGCACCACGAGGCCGCGGTCGGTCTGGGCGGCGATGCCTAGGTTGATCCCGTCGAACGAGACGATCTCCTGTGACCCGTCGGTCTCGGTTTCGATCCGGGTGTTCAGCTCCGGGTACTTCTTGAGGCCTTGAGTTCCTCACGGAGTTCAACGAGTGCGGTGGCGTCGACGTCCACCCAGACAGTCGCTTCGGGGATCTCCGACCGGCTCCGCGACATGTTCGCCGCAACGGCTTTGCGCACTCCCCTGACGGGTGTGCGGGAGGCGATGGCCAGTCCGGTCCGGGCATCGGTGGTCTCCGGTGATCGAGCTTGTCGAGATCCAGGAGCCCCGGCGGTTTCGGTGGTTGAGCCTGTCGAAACCCGTTCGCTGGTTTCGGTGGTTGAGCCTGTCGAAACCCGTTCCGGCGCGTGAATCACTGCTTCTATATCCTTGCGCATGATCAGGCCTCCCTCGCGGAGCCGGGGAGTTCACCGAGGTCGACGCCGTGCTCCCGGGCCATCCGCCGGACCAGCGGGGAGATCACCGCGCCGAGCTTGCCGAGAACGACGGGCCCGCAGGCCGCCGTCGTACCCTCACGCTAGCAGGTGGCTGCAGAGCAGTTAATGACAGGCATCAGCGCACGCCGGAATCGAACGCCACTTTCACCTCCGTGAACGACCCGGCCTCGACGACCACATTCTCCGGCGGAGCGGACGGCATTGGAGCGCCGGATGGGTTCACGGCGTGAAGCTGGTAGGTCCCGGGCTGAAGCTCGAGCTGGAAATCTCCCTGGTCATTAGCTGTGGTTTCACGCACCATTGTCCCGGCGGCATCCCTGATGGTGATGCGGGCCGGCAGAGGAATCGCGGTGCAGGGGGTGGCATTGATGATTTCGGGGCATCCGGCATCGACGGTGACATGGCCTTTGATCCCTGAATTAGATGGGCCCGTTGCGCAGGAGGCCAACATCCCTGCCATGAACAGCGTGATGAATGCCGACTTCAAGACGCGGAGCAAAAGGCGCATACCGCAACAACGTCTCTACAGAGGCACAGGTTCCTGCATCTGCCGCGACTCCCGGCGCGGGGAATTAGGGACCGGTGTCAGGGCATCAAAAACTACGCGTCCGCGGCCACCAAAGTGTCCACTGATGGCCGTTCCAGTAACGCATCAGTAACGCCAGTGCAACTCTAATGAGGTGCGAAACCGTTCTTCGTCTGAGAAAGGGGCAGGGCATGAAAAGGAAGCTGAGGAGGATCTTCTGGTGGGAGGCGATCGGGGCGGTGGCAAGCGGGGTGCTCTTCATCGTCACGCTCTTTAACCGCGAATGGATTGAGATCCTGTTCCAAGTGGAACCGGACGGGGGTAACGGAACCATGGAATGGGCCGTCGTCATTATCTTTGCGGCGCTCACCTTGGTGTCGGGGATACTCGTCCGCCGTGAATGGCGGCATTCAGTCATCCGCGAGGCAACCTGAGCCTGCATCCAACACCACCCATCACCCTAGTCAATGTTAATTTCTCGTAGGAATGAGCCGAGATGAGCGAGCCAGCAGAGTCACCCGCTCCGCAAGGGTCAGAGCAATCCACGAAGGTTGAACTCTCCGGCCCAACCTTCCAGCCGGAAGAGAATGCTCCACGGGAGGAACCGCACCTACCCGACCTGGACCGACGGCAGGAAGCCATCCGTACAGAACGGCGCCCGGCAGGTCCGGAGTCAACAAACCAGGACCAGGAGGAAGCCGTCGAGAACGAGCTTCCCCAAAACAATGACGAGCCTGAAACTGATCCGGCAGAAAGTTCCCAGGAGTAGCCATGTCTCCCGTGTCGATTTTGTCCAACATTTCACTGGGCGACGGGCCCACGAGCAATAACACCTCCACCGTGGGGGAACCGACCGCGGCAGTCTCTGGCAACCACATGTTCATGACCGGGAACTGGTATGCCAGCCAGAGCACGGACGGCGGCACGAACTGGAAGCACGTGGATCCCTTCACTGCCCTCCCCTCCGCTGCCGGGGGGTTCTGTTGTGACCAGGTGGTGCTGTACGACTCGCGTCGAAAACTCTGGATCTGGATTCTGCAGTACATCCGCAGGAATGGATCCAACGTTTTCCGGCTTGCCGCCGTCCACGATCGCGACTTCGGCAACCCCGGCGCATGGTACTGGTGGGATATAGCGCCGACGACAGTGGATGGATCGTGGACACAGCTGTGGTTCGACTACCCAGACGCAGCAGTTACCGCCGATAACCTGTTCGTCACGTTCAACGTTTTCAACAATGTCGGAACCGGGCAATGGCAGCGGGCTGTAGTAATGCGCTTTCCCCTCGCGACCATTGACAACCGGGGAACGCTGATTTTCAACTCCTGGTCAACCACCCGAAACGGTTCCATCCGGCTCACGCAGGGCGCCGGACGGACAATGTATTTTGCCAGCCACAATTCAAATCAACAGCTGCGCCTGTTTTCGTGGGCAGACGGGCAAAACGGCGTCAGCTGGTGGGACATCAACGTCGCAGCATCCAGCGACGCGATTTCTTCCAACGCTCCCAACAACGTCAACTGGCTGTCCCGGGCCGACAGGAGAATCACCGGTGCCTGCCTAGGCAATGGCACCGTTACCCTGATGTGGACCGCCGGCAGCGGAGCGAACCGGCCCCACCCTTACTGTAGGGTCGTGCAGATCGCCGAGGCCTCCAAACAGGTCACGGCCCAGCCAGATATCTGGAGTTCCGTCCGGTCCTGGGCCTACCCGGCCGCGTGCACCAACAGCGCCGGAGTGCTCGGGTTCACGGCTTTCTATGGCGGGGAAGACCGCAACCCAGGACACATGGTGGGCGTCCGTGACGCCAACGGAACCTGGAGCACGGCTTACAGCAAACTGGGAAGCCACTCGCCCAATGAACCGAAGTGGGGAGACTACCTGTGCTGCCGTCAGCACACGCCCTCGGCCGAGACCTGGATCGCCTCTGGATACACGCTCGAAGGCGGCGAGACCCGCACCGACATTCTTCCCCGCCTTGTCCAATTCTCACGAGTGTAATTGATTCTTGAGTTTGAAGCCTCTACAGGAAAGGCGAAACGGTGAATGGAAACCGGAGCGAATGGAAACCGGAGCAAGTTCAGGAAAACCTCGGCGCGGCAAACGAGAACTTGCCTGAAGCACGGACCACAGACAGGTTCCCGGTAGCAGGCACAGCAAGTGGCATGGACTTGCGGGCAGGTGAGGATATGTACGTGGAGGATGCCGCCGGAACCATGGATTCAGCTATTGATCTGCGGATGCCCCCGGACCCGCCCCGACGGCCTACGGATCAGGCCGGTCGGTGATGGGCCTCTACTTCAGCAACGGCACGGGGGACATCCTCTTCGTGGCCTACGCGTACCACGCTCCCGGCTGCGAAGGCGGCACGGACTGGTCAAAGAAGGGCTGGTACCGCATCGCTCCCGGTGGCACCGTGAAGGTCTTCAGCGGGTGGGCGGGACCCGGGAAGTACTTCGTCTTCGCGGAAAACGGGTCCCGCACCAGAGCTTGGTCCGGCCCATTTTTCACCCAGTTGCCATCAAGGGCATTTGACTGGTGCTGGCAAACCGGGAGTACGGACAGCCGTACGCTTGGTCTCACCAAATTCGAGGTGGGGTGGGGGATTCTCGATCACACTGTCCGCTTGACCTGATAACCAAGGCGGATCTGCAACAGGCGTTGCCGCCATTACGTCAACTGAGAACCACCTTAGCCAGGAGCATGCCCACCGTCCCTGGCGCTTCCCAGGAGGCAGAGCGACTACGACGGCGGCACGCGGCCGCCGTCGTAGTCCTCGCCGTCCGGAGGGCTCAGTCCCGACATGGGGTGAGCGAGGGTTGCGGTTAAACCGACATCAAGTGAGAGAGGGTTTGGGTCAGAGGTCGGCCAAGAGGCTGTTCGGGTTCTCGATCGCGTCCGCGACGAAGCGGAGGAAGCCGGCGGCGGTGCCGCCGTCGGACACCCGATGGTCGAAGGTCAGCGTCAGCTCGGTGACCTTGCGGACGGCCAGCTCGCCGTTGACCACCCACGGCTTGTCGATGATCCGGCCGACGCCGAGGATGGCCACCTCCGGGTGGTTGATGATCGCCGCGGAACCGTCCACACCGAAAACGCCGTAGTTGTTGAGCGTGAACGTGCCGCTGCCCAGTTCGGTGGGTGTTGCCTTGCCCTGGCGCGCGACGTCGGTCAGCCGGCGGATCTCCGCGTCCAGTTCCCGGGCACTCAGCTTCTCTGCCGCGCGGACGGACGGCACCACGAGACCGCGATCGGTCTGTGCGGCAATGCCGAGGTTGATCCCGTGAAAGGAGACGATTTCCTGGGACCCGTCGGCCGCCGTTTCGATGCGCGTATTCAGCTCCGGATACTTCTTGAGGCCGGCGGTGACGAAGCGGGCAATGAACGCAAGAAGG
This genomic interval from Arthrobacter sp. SLBN-100 contains the following:
- a CDS encoding helix-turn-helix transcriptional regulator → MEDVVAIGASIRRARKEAGITQATLADLIGTSSRTVHAIETGRGNPSLVTVAAAANAVGLHLRAIDD
- a CDS encoding antibiotic biosynthesis monooxygenase family protein, with amino-acid sequence MITEHALLPVIAGQEEQFEAAFDRARAIIASMPGFISLSLSRSVESPGTYLLLVQWESLADHTLGFRGSPQYQQWRELLHKFYDPFPLVEHYEIVNSAQPLLAER
- a CDS encoding carboxypeptidase-like regulatory domain-containing protein encodes the protein MAGMLASCATGPSNSGIKGHVTVDAGCPEIINATPCTAIPLPARITIRDAAGTMVRETTANDQGDFQLELQPGTYQLHAVNPSGAPMPSAPPENVVVEAGSFTEVKVAFDSGVR
- a CDS encoding DUF1036 domain-containing protein — encoded protein: MGLYFSNGTGDILFVAYAYHAPGCEGGTDWSKKGWYRIAPGGTVKVFSGWAGPGKYFVFAENGSRTRAWSGPFFTQLPSRAFDWCWQTGSTDSRTLGLTKFEVGWGILDHTVRLT